The proteins below are encoded in one region of Nitrospirota bacterium:
- a CDS encoding C39 family peptidase, translating into MYDRMMQVAKDTVHWWCPDVPIIEPCPTSTASLLSGITPWWCPVPEVEITLPMTVYQCDPEFKITPPYYDYTKKSLCSKGCALTSITMVLNYYLNKKGQPMVDIVSLNEWMKDDKNNGFRPNGDIEWPAVAKYPDANISYDVDSSKIPDKDKVDNELKAGHPVILNVKGGKHFVVAVGKENDTYRIIDPGYTPQITILKERYNNKFDGIRIIKPR; encoded by the coding sequence ATGTATGATAGAATGATGCAGGTTGCAAAGGATACTGTGCATTGGTGGTGTCCTGATGTCCCAATTATAGAACCTTGTCCTACATCTACCGCATCCCTATTATCTGGTATTACTCCTTGGTGGTGTCCAGTGCCTGAGGTAGAGATAACCTTACCGATGACTGTTTATCAGTGTGATCCAGAGTTTAAAATTACTCCACCTTATTATGATTATACTAAAAAGAGTCTGTGCAGTAAGGGTTGCGCTCTTACATCCATAACGATGGTGTTGAATTACTACCTGAATAAAAAAGGACAGCCGATGGTGGATATTGTGAGTCTGAATGAGTGGATGAAGGATGATAAAAATAACGGATTCAGACCTAATGGAGACATTGAGTGGCCTGCTGTTGCAAAATATCCAGATGCAAATATATCTTACGATGTTGATAGCTCTAAAATACCGGACAAAGATAAGGTAGATAATGAATTAAAGGCTGGTCATCCAGTAATTTTAAATGTAAAAGGTGGAAAACATTTTGTTGTTGCAGTAGGTAAAGAGAACGACACATACAGGATAATTGATCCTGGTTATACGCCACAGATAACAATCTTGAAAGAGAGATACAACAATAAATTTGATGGTATTCGTATCATAAAACCTCGTTAG